The following proteins come from a genomic window of Aggregicoccus sp. 17bor-14:
- a CDS encoding DUF72 domain-containing protein yields MGVVHLGTSGYVYRHWRGDFYPADLATGRWLPYYARVFHTVELNATFYRLPTPEAVEGWRRQVPRGFRFAAKGSRFLTHMKRLLETGEGLSRFYGLVRGLGPALGPVLWQLPPQMTKPDPGRLENFLAHLPPDLASAFEFRHAAWYREDILRLLDAHGAAVVEHDLLDVRPPRTTGRFRYVRFHGATEKYRSGYGRRMLAPYARDLAAWRDAGGEAWVYFNNDLGGHAPRDALELADLMGEAVDVPEAELPAAPH; encoded by the coding sequence ATGGGCGTGGTTCACCTGGGGACGAGCGGCTACGTGTACCGGCACTGGCGGGGGGACTTCTACCCGGCCGACCTGGCGACCGGGCGGTGGCTCCCCTACTACGCGCGGGTGTTCCACACGGTGGAGCTCAACGCGACATTCTACCGGCTGCCCACGCCGGAGGCCGTGGAGGGCTGGCGCCGCCAGGTGCCGCGCGGCTTCCGCTTCGCCGCGAAGGGCAGCCGCTTCCTCACGCACATGAAGCGCCTGCTCGAGACGGGCGAGGGCCTCTCCCGCTTCTACGGGCTGGTGCGCGGGCTGGGCCCCGCGCTGGGGCCCGTGCTCTGGCAGCTGCCGCCGCAGATGACGAAGCCGGACCCGGGGAGGCTCGAGAACTTCCTCGCGCACCTGCCCCCGGACCTGGCGTCCGCCTTCGAGTTCCGCCACGCGGCCTGGTACCGCGAGGACATCCTGCGCTTGCTGGACGCGCACGGCGCCGCGGTGGTGGAGCACGACCTGCTCGACGTCCGCCCGCCCCGCACCACCGGGCGCTTTCGCTACGTGCGCTTCCACGGCGCCACCGAGAAGTACCGCAGCGGCTACGGGCGGCGGATGCTCGCGCCCTACGCGCGAGACCTCGCCGCCTGGCGCGACGCGGGCGGCGAGGCCTGGGTGTACTTCAACAACGACCTGGGCGGCCATGCCCCGCGCGATGCGCTGGAGCTCGCGGACCTCATGGGCGAGGCGGTGGACGTGCCCGAGGCCGAGCTGCCCGCGGCGCCGCACTGA
- the lipA gene encoding lipoyl synthase encodes MATPDRFPLPQVSDTTRKPEWLKVRLPHGEGYERVKGIVKRTKLATVCEEARCPNIAECWGGGTATVMLMGEVCTRACRFCHVKVGAPPPLDPMEPIHLAEAVKEMDLEYIVVTSVNRDDRPDGGASHFALAITELRRQSPKTVVEVLIPDFKGVEKDLDTVAHARPHVVAHNLETVERLTPTVRDRRATYRQSLRVLDYLKKRPEGLYTKSSIMVGLGETDAELEQAFKDLREVGVDVLTLGQYLQPSQYHLRVQRFVTPQQFEDYKKLAESFGFLYVASGPLVRSSYRAAEFFMKGLMDRERAERSA; translated from the coding sequence ATGGCGACCCCCGACCGCTTCCCGCTCCCCCAGGTCAGCGACACCACCCGCAAGCCCGAGTGGCTCAAGGTGCGCCTGCCGCACGGCGAGGGCTACGAACGGGTGAAGGGCATCGTGAAGCGCACGAAGCTCGCCACCGTGTGCGAGGAGGCGCGCTGCCCGAACATCGCCGAGTGCTGGGGCGGCGGCACCGCCACCGTGATGCTGATGGGTGAGGTGTGCACGCGCGCCTGCCGCTTCTGCCACGTGAAGGTGGGCGCGCCCCCGCCGCTGGACCCGATGGAGCCCATCCACCTCGCCGAGGCGGTGAAGGAGATGGACCTCGAGTACATCGTGGTCACCTCGGTGAACCGCGACGACCGCCCGGACGGCGGCGCGAGCCACTTCGCGCTCGCCATCACCGAGCTGCGCCGCCAGAGCCCCAAGACGGTGGTCGAGGTGCTCATCCCGGACTTCAAGGGCGTGGAGAAGGACCTGGACACGGTCGCCCACGCGCGCCCCCACGTGGTGGCGCACAACCTGGAAACCGTGGAGCGCCTCACCCCCACGGTGCGCGACCGCCGCGCCACCTACCGCCAGTCGCTGCGCGTGCTGGACTACCTCAAGAAGCGCCCCGAGGGGCTCTACACCAAGAGCTCCATCATGGTGGGCCTGGGCGAGACGGACGCCGAGCTGGAGCAGGCCTTCAAGGACCTGCGCGAGGTGGGCGTGGACGTGCTCACCCTGGGGCAGTACCTGCAGCCCAGCCAGTACCACCTGCGCGTGCAGCGCTTCGTCACGCCGCAGCAGTTCGAGGACTACAAGAAGCTCGCCGAGTCCTTCGGCTTCCTCTACGTGGCGAGTGGCCCGCTGGTGCGCTCGAGCTACCGCGCCGCCGAGTTCTTCATGAAGGGCCTCATGGACCGCGAGCGCGCCGAGCGCAGCGCCTGA
- a CDS encoding dihydrolipoamide acetyltransferase family protein, with the protein MATFEFKLPDLGEGVMEGEIVKWNVKPGDLVKEDDVLCEVMTDKATVTVPSPTRGKVVSVHGKEGDMAKVHQLLAVFETEGAVPAQAAGHGAHAAPAAAAAPAAAAAPAMAAKGEAGNGAASDTKVLATPVTRRMAREHGLNLAEISGSGPQGRVTKADVMAALEGGGGANKVAANQVVAPAAAKPAAPAPLGHTQGDQRIPLKGLRKKIAEKMVRSKTLMPHFTFVEETDATELVAMRKKLNEMLAASGDKTKLSFLPFITKATIAALKKFPHLNANFDEATQELVVRGQYNIGFAVSTPDGLTVAVVHDADRKSIRELAQEIQRLADAARDRKLKMEELTGGTFTITSLGQTGGLFATPIINHPEVGILGVHRMRKRPMVKDDQVVVREMMNLSVSFDHRVIDGSVGAEFCYEVIKYLEKPELLFLELA; encoded by the coding sequence ATGGCGACCTTTGAATTCAAGCTCCCCGACCTCGGCGAAGGCGTGATGGAGGGCGAGATCGTCAAGTGGAACGTCAAGCCGGGTGACCTGGTGAAGGAGGACGACGTCCTCTGCGAGGTGATGACCGACAAGGCCACCGTCACCGTGCCCAGCCCCACCCGCGGCAAGGTCGTCTCCGTGCACGGCAAGGAGGGTGACATGGCCAAGGTGCACCAGCTGCTCGCGGTCTTCGAGACCGAGGGCGCGGTGCCCGCGCAGGCCGCAGGTCACGGCGCGCATGCGGCCCCCGCCGCGGCCGCCGCTCCTGCCGCTGCCGCCGCTCCGGCCATGGCCGCGAAGGGCGAGGCGGGCAACGGCGCCGCCTCGGACACGAAGGTGCTCGCCACCCCCGTCACCCGCCGCATGGCGCGCGAGCACGGGCTGAACCTCGCCGAGATCTCCGGCTCGGGGCCGCAGGGCCGCGTGACGAAGGCGGACGTGATGGCGGCGCTCGAGGGCGGAGGCGGCGCGAACAAGGTCGCCGCGAACCAGGTGGTGGCGCCGGCCGCCGCGAAGCCCGCGGCCCCTGCGCCGCTGGGCCACACCCAGGGCGATCAGCGCATCCCGCTCAAGGGCCTGCGCAAGAAGATCGCCGAGAAGATGGTGCGCTCGAAGACGCTGATGCCGCACTTCACCTTCGTGGAGGAGACGGACGCGACGGAGCTCGTCGCGATGCGCAAGAAGCTCAACGAGATGCTCGCGGCCTCGGGCGACAAGACGAAGCTGTCCTTCCTGCCCTTCATCACCAAGGCCACCATCGCGGCGCTCAAGAAGTTCCCGCACCTCAACGCGAACTTCGACGAGGCCACGCAGGAGCTGGTGGTGCGCGGCCAGTACAACATCGGCTTCGCGGTGAGCACGCCGGACGGCCTCACCGTGGCGGTGGTGCACGACGCGGACCGCAAGAGCATCCGGGAGCTGGCGCAGGAGATCCAGCGCCTCGCGGACGCAGCGCGCGACCGCAAGCTGAAGATGGAGGAGCTCACCGGCGGCACCTTCACCATCACCTCGCTGGGTCAGACCGGCGGCCTCTTCGCCACCCCCATCATCAACCACCCCGAGGTGGGCATCCTCGGCGTGCACCGCATGCGCAAGCGCCCCATGGTGAAGGACGACCAGGTGGTGGTGCGCGAGATGATGAACCTCTCGGTGTCCTTCGATCACCGCGTCATCGACGGCTCGGTGGGCGCGGAGTTCTGCTACGAGGTCATCAAGTACCTGGAGAAGCCCGAGCTGCTCTTCCTCGAGCTGGCCTGA
- the hisN gene encoding histidinol-phosphatase, with translation MTSAQGLMEAAAEVARKAGDVALGFFRERIEVESKGDGSPVTVADRTAEQTARDWIEARFPDDGILGEEFGEVRKTARRRWILDPIDGTRTFVRGVPLWGTLVAVAEGERILAGCAYFPAVGELLVAAPGQGCFWNDRPTRVSSEADLSRAVILATDERFLAYPDRGRAWRALSAKVGMTRTWGDCYGYLLLATGRAEVMVDEILSPWDAAALQPIVEEAGGVFTDWTGTRTSFGGNAIATNGALDVPVRTLLGAVRDT, from the coding sequence ATGACGTCGGCACAGGGACTGATGGAGGCCGCGGCCGAGGTGGCGCGCAAGGCCGGTGACGTGGCGCTCGGCTTCTTCCGCGAGCGCATCGAGGTGGAGTCCAAGGGTGACGGCTCGCCGGTGACGGTGGCGGACCGCACCGCGGAGCAGACGGCGCGCGACTGGATCGAGGCGCGCTTCCCCGACGACGGCATCCTCGGCGAGGAGTTCGGCGAGGTGCGCAAGACGGCGCGCCGCCGGTGGATCCTCGACCCCATCGACGGCACCCGCACCTTCGTGCGCGGCGTGCCGCTGTGGGGCACGCTGGTGGCCGTGGCCGAGGGCGAGCGCATCCTCGCCGGCTGCGCCTACTTCCCCGCGGTGGGCGAGCTGCTGGTGGCGGCGCCCGGGCAGGGCTGCTTCTGGAACGACCGGCCCACGCGCGTATCGTCGGAGGCGGACCTCTCGCGCGCCGTCATCCTCGCCACGGACGAGCGCTTCCTCGCGTACCCCGACCGCGGCCGCGCCTGGCGCGCGCTCAGCGCGAAGGTGGGGATGACCCGCACGTGGGGCGACTGCTACGGCTACCTGCTGCTCGCCACGGGGCGCGCTGAGGTGATGGTGGACGAGATCCTCTCCCCCTGGGACGCGGCCGCGCTGCAGCCCATCGTCGAGGAGGCGGGCGGCGTCTTCACCGACTGGACCGGCACGCGCACCTCCTTCGGCGGCAATGCCATCGCCACCAACGGGGCGCTGGACGTGCCGGTGCGCACGCTGCTCGGCGCGGTGAGGGACACGTGA
- the ribA gene encoding GTP cyclohydrolase II, with the protein MSDSRTPQVVPHRKPVQFMEKFSEADVPTERGVIRTVVFRDRRNGKEHVALIVGQVQGEEGVPVRVHSECLTSEVFGSLKCDCRQQFDRAMDFVAQNGHGIVLYLRQEGRGIGLGNKIKAYALQAKGADTYEANRQLGFPDDLRSYDVAAEMLRLLDVRSVDLITNNPLKIAGLVEEGIPVRRRIPSRTVHNPHNVDYLRTKRERTGHLIEVTSDDASGEGSEKKVG; encoded by the coding sequence ATGTCCGATTCGCGCACGCCCCAGGTCGTCCCCCACCGCAAGCCGGTGCAGTTCATGGAGAAGTTCTCCGAGGCGGACGTGCCCACCGAGCGCGGCGTCATCCGCACCGTGGTGTTCCGCGACCGGCGCAACGGCAAGGAGCACGTGGCGCTGATCGTGGGCCAGGTGCAGGGCGAGGAGGGCGTGCCGGTGCGCGTGCACTCCGAGTGCCTCACCAGCGAGGTGTTCGGCAGCCTCAAGTGCGACTGCCGCCAGCAGTTCGACCGGGCCATGGACTTCGTCGCGCAGAACGGTCACGGCATCGTGCTCTACCTCCGCCAGGAGGGGCGCGGCATCGGGCTGGGCAACAAGATCAAGGCGTACGCGCTGCAGGCGAAGGGCGCGGACACCTACGAGGCGAACCGCCAGCTGGGCTTCCCGGACGACCTGCGCAGCTACGACGTGGCGGCCGAGATGCTGCGGCTGCTGGACGTGCGCTCGGTGGACCTCATCACCAACAACCCGCTCAAGATCGCGGGCCTGGTGGAGGAGGGCATCCCGGTGCGCCGCCGCATCCCCTCTCGCACGGTGCACAACCCGCACAACGTGGACTACCTGCGCACGAAGCGCGAGCGCACCGGCCACCTCATCGAGGTGACTTCGGACGACGCGAGCGGCGAGGGCTCCGAGAAGAAGGTCGGCTAG
- the lpdA gene encoding dihydrolipoyl dehydrogenase, with product MAETFDVVIIGSGPAGYVAAIRAGQLGLKTAIVERDKRLGGTCLHRGCIPTKSLLWTAELFHHVLEAADFGIDVSKPVVNWTNALKHKDKVVTKGANGIDYLMKKNKVTVVKGQGRIAGKGKVEVTGEGGAKQTLDTKNIIIATGSVVRALPNVPIDHKRVLSSDSILEIQKVPESIIVLGAGAVGCEFASVFNHVGSKTAIVEYMPNLLPIEDIDASKELEKAFKKRKIDIHTGAKVEKVEDTGKGVRVTMTVGSETRTLEAEILLSAVGRAPVTEDIGLEKTNIKTEKGFIKTDAMMRTTEPNVYAIGDVVPSPMLAHVGSAEGVVAVEHIAGKNPHPVNYDLTPSATYCYPEVASVGLTEKKAKERGYDVKAAIFPFSAITKASISNEAAGMIKVVSDKKYDEVLGVHLVGPHATELLAEACVALRLEITTEELANTMHAHPTLSEIIKEGAEATLGHPIHI from the coding sequence GTGGCTGAGACTTTCGACGTCGTGATCATCGGCTCCGGCCCCGCCGGCTACGTGGCGGCCATCCGCGCGGGTCAGCTGGGTCTCAAGACCGCGATCGTCGAGCGCGACAAGCGCCTCGGCGGCACCTGCCTCCACCGCGGCTGCATCCCCACCAAGTCGCTGCTCTGGACGGCGGAGCTGTTCCACCACGTGCTCGAGGCCGCCGACTTCGGCATCGACGTGTCCAAGCCCGTGGTGAACTGGACCAACGCGCTCAAGCACAAGGACAAGGTGGTCACCAAGGGTGCCAACGGCATCGACTACCTGATGAAGAAGAACAAGGTCACGGTGGTGAAGGGCCAGGGCCGCATCGCCGGCAAGGGCAAGGTCGAGGTGACCGGCGAGGGCGGCGCCAAGCAGACCCTCGACACCAAGAACATCATCATCGCGACCGGCTCGGTCGTGCGCGCGCTGCCCAACGTGCCGATCGATCACAAGCGCGTGCTCAGCAGCGACTCCATCCTGGAGATCCAGAAGGTCCCCGAGAGCATCATCGTGCTCGGCGCGGGCGCGGTGGGCTGCGAGTTCGCCTCGGTGTTCAACCACGTGGGCAGCAAGACGGCCATCGTGGAGTACATGCCCAACCTGCTGCCCATCGAGGACATCGACGCCTCGAAGGAGCTGGAGAAGGCCTTCAAGAAGCGCAAGATCGACATCCACACCGGCGCGAAGGTGGAGAAGGTCGAGGACACCGGCAAGGGTGTGCGCGTGACCATGACCGTGGGCTCCGAGACCCGCACGCTGGAGGCCGAGATCCTCCTGTCCGCCGTGGGCCGCGCGCCGGTCACCGAGGACATCGGCCTCGAGAAGACCAACATCAAGACCGAGAAGGGCTTCATCAAGACCGACGCGATGATGCGCACCACCGAGCCGAACGTGTACGCGATCGGCGACGTGGTCCCCAGCCCCATGCTCGCCCACGTGGGCAGCGCCGAGGGCGTGGTGGCGGTGGAGCACATCGCGGGCAAGAACCCGCACCCGGTGAACTACGATCTCACCCCGTCCGCGACCTACTGCTACCCCGAGGTCGCGTCCGTGGGCCTCACCGAGAAGAAGGCGAAGGAGCGCGGCTACGACGTGAAGGCCGCCATCTTCCCCTTCAGCGCCATCACCAAGGCCTCCATCTCCAATGAGGCCGCCGGCATGATCAAGGTCGTGTCCGACAAGAAGTACGACGAGGTGCTCGGCGTGCACCTGGTCGGCCCGCACGCCACGGAGCTGCTCGCCGAGGCCTGCGTCGCGCTGCGCCTCGAGATCACCACCGAGGAGCTCGCCAACACCATGCACGCGCACCCCACGCTCTCCGAGATCATCAAGGAGGGCGCCGAGGCGACCCTGGGTCACCCCATCCACATCTGA
- a CDS encoding ClpX C4-type zinc finger protein has protein sequence MAEDVRETIRAAQAAELRGDVPGAIELLQLAARQYREAGNRRRALQMLRQALRLDGTRGDVAEALERLEAEPDGETRFEPGEPPQARVHSLSELQEQRRAREAELLAQQTLEALSLAAAAADETLDAAALERAVESAATLLPDPEAEEAVPSGRARRMVERGPTRADPALEAWCSFCCRPHTEVGALVAGPAGAFICAGCTGESSGMLGGPAPAPGTGRALERSAPTLQLVGQEGAQALLERALAGPPSCTLLLGPEGSGKSVWVSALVADGRAVRGEPAQRTLPPLGRALVLEDVDRLPAEEQGALASWLGSLSAHSVLLSARADAPKPLLTLYEEGLALPVFAAPALAEATALDPRLLAAVGPVVCLARPDAALLAQVARAQLSARPEVQVPDEALEALARAAGGSGHVLSSLLSRLCAGTWTLEAARPPSAKRPKKGKA, from the coding sequence ATGGCCGAAGACGTTCGCGAGACGATCCGCGCCGCCCAGGCGGCAGAGCTCCGGGGCGACGTCCCCGGAGCCATCGAGCTGTTGCAGCTCGCAGCCCGGCAGTACCGCGAGGCGGGCAACCGCCGGCGCGCCCTGCAGATGCTCCGCCAGGCGCTGCGGCTGGACGGCACGCGTGGCGACGTGGCCGAGGCCCTGGAGCGGCTCGAGGCCGAGCCGGACGGCGAGACCCGATTCGAGCCCGGTGAGCCGCCGCAGGCCCGCGTGCACTCCTTGAGCGAGCTGCAGGAGCAGCGCCGCGCGCGCGAGGCGGAGCTGCTGGCGCAGCAGACCCTCGAGGCGCTCTCGCTCGCGGCCGCCGCGGCCGACGAGACGCTGGACGCCGCAGCGCTGGAGCGCGCGGTGGAGAGCGCTGCCACGCTGCTGCCGGATCCCGAGGCCGAGGAGGCCGTGCCCTCGGGGCGTGCGCGCCGGATGGTGGAGCGCGGGCCCACCCGGGCGGACCCTGCGCTCGAGGCCTGGTGCTCCTTCTGCTGCCGTCCGCACACCGAGGTGGGCGCACTGGTGGCCGGTCCCGCCGGGGCCTTCATCTGCGCGGGCTGCACGGGAGAGTCCTCCGGGATGCTCGGGGGGCCCGCGCCCGCGCCGGGCACCGGGCGCGCGCTGGAGCGCAGCGCGCCCACGCTGCAGCTGGTGGGGCAGGAGGGTGCGCAGGCGCTGCTCGAGCGCGCGCTCGCCGGGCCTCCCTCCTGCACGCTGCTGCTGGGGCCCGAGGGCTCGGGCAAGAGTGTCTGGGTGAGCGCGCTCGTGGCGGACGGGCGCGCAGTGCGTGGAGAGCCGGCGCAGCGCACGCTGCCTCCGCTCGGGCGCGCGCTCGTGCTCGAGGACGTGGACCGGCTGCCCGCCGAGGAGCAGGGGGCGCTGGCCTCGTGGCTCGGGTCGCTCTCCGCGCACAGCGTGCTGCTCTCCGCGCGAGCGGACGCGCCGAAGCCGCTGCTCACCCTGTACGAGGAGGGACTGGCGCTCCCGGTCTTCGCAGCGCCCGCGCTCGCGGAGGCCACGGCGCTGGACCCGCGGTTGCTCGCCGCCGTGGGGCCGGTGGTGTGCCTCGCGCGTCCGGATGCGGCGCTGCTCGCGCAAGTCGCGCGCGCGCAGCTCTCCGCCCGGCCCGAGGTGCAGGTCCCGGACGAGGCCCTGGAGGCGCTCGCGCGCGCAGCCGGGGGCTCGGGCCACGTGCTCTCGTCGCTGCTCTCGCGGCTGTGTGCGGGGACATGGACGCTCGAGGCCGCGCGCCCGCCGAGCGCCAAGCGCCCGAAGAAGGGCAAGGCGTGA
- the glp gene encoding gephyrin-like molybdotransferase Glp: MTPAPPDAALLSVEEARARALALLPTLPPERVPLAEALGRCLAEDVVATRTLPPWDNSAMDGYAVASSALQAPFPVRLRVVETLYAGQRAQRTPGPGECTRLMTGAPLPPGTDAVVMQERVAVEPDGTVLFDAPAPAGQFVRSASEDARAGELLLARGTPLGLPELGLLLAQGRTEASVPRRPRVAILSTGDELCRADEPPGERIVDTNGPLLALAVARAGGLPTLLGIARDTLEDVERGLSEAEGYDVVLTSAGVSVGAHDHVRAALERRGVQMGFWRVAVKPGKPLAVGRKGASVYFGLPGNPTSSLVSFELFVRPALRRLLGFEAVEPVPVAGRLRGALKKPAGLAHYVRVQATWRDGALWASPLHTQTSGALRSSSAATHLLHFPREATGLAEGAPVELLPLSWTAG, translated from the coding sequence ATGACGCCCGCTCCCCCCGACGCCGCGCTGCTCTCCGTGGAGGAGGCCCGCGCCCGCGCACTCGCCCTGCTCCCGACGCTGCCGCCCGAGCGCGTCCCCCTGGCCGAGGCCCTGGGGCGCTGCCTCGCCGAGGACGTGGTCGCCACGCGCACCCTGCCCCCCTGGGACAACTCCGCGATGGACGGCTACGCGGTGGCGAGCTCCGCGCTGCAGGCCCCCTTCCCCGTGCGCCTGCGCGTCGTGGAGACGCTCTACGCCGGGCAGCGCGCCCAGCGCACGCCGGGCCCGGGCGAGTGCACGCGGCTGATGACCGGTGCGCCCCTGCCGCCCGGCACGGACGCGGTGGTGATGCAGGAGCGCGTCGCGGTGGAGCCCGACGGCACCGTCCTCTTCGATGCGCCCGCGCCGGCGGGGCAGTTCGTGCGCAGCGCAAGCGAGGACGCGCGCGCGGGGGAGCTGCTGCTCGCGCGCGGCACGCCGCTGGGCCTGCCCGAGCTGGGCCTGCTGCTCGCGCAGGGGCGCACGGAGGCGAGCGTCCCGCGCCGCCCCCGCGTCGCCATCCTCTCCACGGGAGACGAGCTGTGCCGCGCGGACGAGCCGCCCGGCGAGCGCATCGTGGACACCAACGGGCCGCTGCTGGCGCTCGCAGTCGCGCGGGCCGGAGGCCTTCCCACGCTGCTGGGAATTGCCCGCGACACGCTCGAGGACGTGGAGCGGGGGCTCTCGGAGGCCGAGGGCTACGACGTGGTGCTCACCAGCGCAGGCGTCTCGGTGGGGGCGCACGATCACGTGCGCGCAGCGCTCGAGCGGCGCGGCGTGCAGATGGGCTTCTGGCGGGTGGCGGTGAAGCCCGGCAAGCCGCTCGCGGTGGGCCGCAAGGGCGCGAGCGTCTACTTCGGCCTGCCCGGAAATCCCACCTCCTCCCTGGTGTCCTTCGAGCTCTTCGTGCGCCCTGCCCTGCGCCGGCTGCTCGGCTTCGAGGCCGTGGAACCGGTGCCCGTCGCGGGGCGGCTGCGGGGTGCGCTGAAGAAGCCCGCAGGGCTCGCGCACTACGTGCGGGTGCAGGCCACCTGGCGCGACGGCGCGCTGTGGGCCTCCCCCCTCCACACCCAGACCTCGGGGGCGCTGCGCTCCTCCTCGGCCGCCACCCACCTGCTGCACTTTCCCCGCGAAGCCACGGGCCTCGCCGAGGGGGCGCCGGTGGAGCTGCTTCCCCTCTCGTGGACGGCGGGATGA
- the hisIE gene encoding bifunctional phosphoribosyl-AMP cyclohydrolase/phosphoribosyl-ATP diphosphatase HisIE, translating into MLDVASLNFEKANGLVTVVTQDAQSGELLMVAHADREALERTLATGEMHYRSRTRGLWHKGATSGNTQRVVSLTPDCDRDAVLARVVKAGPACHTGAVSCFDAGPTEALAALDATIAQRAAQPPAAGEKPSYTRRLLDDRNLRLKKIGEEAAELVTACADGDRERAAEEAADLLYHLLVAVRPLGVDLNAIRGVLAKRSAK; encoded by the coding sequence ATGCTGGATGTCGCCTCGCTGAACTTCGAGAAGGCCAACGGGCTCGTCACGGTGGTGACCCAGGACGCGCAGTCGGGCGAGCTGCTCATGGTCGCGCACGCGGACCGCGAGGCCCTGGAGCGCACGCTCGCGACGGGCGAGATGCACTACCGCTCGCGCACGCGCGGGCTGTGGCACAAGGGAGCGACCAGCGGCAACACCCAGCGCGTGGTCTCGCTCACCCCGGACTGCGACCGCGATGCGGTGCTCGCCCGCGTAGTAAAGGCCGGGCCTGCGTGCCACACGGGCGCCGTCTCCTGCTTCGATGCAGGCCCCACCGAGGCCCTCGCTGCGCTCGACGCCACGATTGCACAGCGCGCGGCGCAGCCGCCCGCGGCCGGAGAGAAGCCGAGCTACACGCGCAGGCTGCTCGACGACCGGAACCTGCGCCTGAAGAAGATCGGCGAGGAGGCCGCCGAGCTCGTCACGGCCTGCGCGGACGGGGACCGCGAGCGCGCGGCGGAGGAGGCGGCGGATCTGCTCTACCACCTGCTCGTCGCGGTGCGCCCGCTGGGCGTAGACTTGAATGCCATCCGTGGCGTTCTCGCCAAGAGAAGCGCGAAGTAG
- the lipB gene encoding lipoyl(octanoyl) transferase LipB has product MNAITVYRLGRVEYEDGLNLMALFARARAQELVGDVLLLLEHPPVLTLGRGAKRENILASDAQLQAAGVEVFETNRGGDVTYHGPGQVVGYPIFKLPPGRQDVRRYVRDVERCVIDTLARYGLQAGTIVRWPGVWLGTEEDPRARKIAAIGVHISRWLTTHGFALNVNTQLEHFRLIVPCGIQEKGVTSLQRELGRAVDVPEVEEVLAEQFCRVFESERAAAPPPLRTVSVAVLRGRGADAEVLVLQRTPERGGFWQIVTGCLEAGESPAEAALREVHEELGLAPEPSQLLDLAYRHAFALGEQVPPRLVEETAFCVRWPAGAEVRTGPEHAAFEWLRVPEALQRLPFKGLREAVRRAAALP; this is encoded by the coding sequence GTGAACGCCATCACCGTCTACCGCCTGGGCCGCGTGGAGTACGAGGACGGCCTGAACCTGATGGCGCTGTTCGCGCGCGCCCGCGCCCAGGAGCTCGTGGGAGACGTGCTGCTGCTGCTCGAGCATCCGCCGGTGCTCACGCTGGGGCGCGGGGCGAAGCGCGAGAACATCCTCGCCTCGGATGCGCAGCTGCAGGCGGCCGGGGTGGAGGTCTTCGAGACGAACCGCGGCGGCGACGTGACGTACCACGGGCCTGGGCAGGTGGTGGGCTACCCCATCTTCAAGCTCCCGCCGGGGCGCCAGGACGTGCGCCGCTACGTGCGCGACGTGGAGCGCTGCGTGATCGACACGCTCGCGCGCTACGGGCTTCAGGCGGGCACCATCGTGCGCTGGCCGGGCGTGTGGCTCGGCACCGAGGAGGACCCGCGCGCTCGCAAGATCGCCGCGATCGGCGTGCACATCTCCCGCTGGCTCACCACGCACGGCTTCGCGCTCAACGTGAACACGCAGCTCGAGCACTTCCGCCTCATCGTGCCCTGCGGCATCCAGGAGAAGGGCGTCACCTCGCTGCAGCGCGAGCTGGGCCGCGCGGTGGACGTGCCCGAGGTGGAGGAGGTGCTCGCCGAGCAGTTCTGCCGCGTCTTCGAGAGCGAGCGCGCGGCCGCCCCGCCGCCCCTGCGCACGGTGAGCGTGGCGGTGCTGCGCGGGCGGGGCGCTGACGCCGAGGTGCTCGTGCTCCAGCGCACGCCCGAGCGCGGCGGCTTCTGGCAGATCGTCACGGGGTGCCTCGAGGCCGGCGAGTCACCCGCCGAGGCGGCGCTGCGCGAGGTGCACGAGGAGCTGGGCCTCGCGCCCGAGCCCTCGCAGTTGCTCGACCTCGCCTACCGCCACGCCTTCGCGCTGGGTGAGCAGGTGCCGCCGCGGCTCGTGGAGGAGACGGCGTTCTGCGTGCGCTGGCCCGCGGGCGCCGAGGTCCGCACGGGCCCGGAGCACGCGGCGTTCGAGTGGCTGCGGGTGCCCGAGGCGCTGCAGCGCCTGCCCTTCAAGGGCCTGCGCGAGGCGGTGCGGCGCGCCGCGGCGCTCCCCTAG